A section of the Phaseolus vulgaris cultivar G19833 chromosome 8, P. vulgaris v2.0, whole genome shotgun sequence genome encodes:
- the LOC137824126 gene encoding protein SLE1: MASKQANREELDERAKHGETVVPGGTGGKSLEAQEHLAEGRSRGGQTRKQQLGSEGYHEMGTKGGQTRKDQMGKEGYKEMGRKGGLSTMDKSGGERAEEEGIEIDESKFKKN; encoded by the exons ATGGCATCAAAGCAAGCAAACCGTGAAGAACTTGATGAGAGGGCAAAGCATGGCGAAACTGTGGTTCCTGGTGGAACTGGAGGGAAGAGTCTAGAGGCTCAAGAACATCTTGCTGAAG GAAGGAGCCGTGGAGGGCAGACGAGGAAGCAGCAGCTGGGGTCAGAGGGGTATCATGAGATGGGAACCAAAGGAGGGCAGACAAGGAAGGATCAGATGGGGAAAGAAGGGTACAAAGAGATGGGACGCAAAGGAGGGCTCAGCACCATGGACAAGTCCGGTGGAGAACGTGCTGAAGAGGAAGGCATAGAAATCGATGAGTCCAAGTttaagaaaaactaa
- the LOC137824125 gene encoding chlorophyll synthase, chloroplastic — MASLLNIVSVPPRISPPSHTRTLSLQARPVLPPFSLSFSRRRLSIRATETDTNEVKSQPPSTAPSKAGSSFNQLLGIKGAAQETNKWKIRLQLTKPVTWPPLVWGVVCGAAASGNFHWNFEDVAKSIVCMMMSGPFLTGYTQTLNDWYDREIDAINEPYRPIPSGAISENEVITQIWVLLLGGISLAGILDIWAGHDFPIVFYLSVGGALLSYIYSAPPLKLKQNGWIGNFALGASYISLPWWAGQALFGTLTPDIIVLTLLYSIAGLGIAIVNDFKSIEGDRALGLQSLPVAFGAETAKWICVGAIDITQLSVAGYLLGADKPLYALALLALIIPQVIFQFKYFLKDPVKYDVKYQASAQPFLVLGLLVTALATSH, encoded by the exons ATGGCTTCTCTACTCAACATAGTTTCGGTTCCACCAAGAATATCACCACCCTCACACACCAGAACTCTTTCACTTCAAGCGCGACCCGTTTTGCCACCCTTTTCTCTATCATTTTCCA GGAGGAGATTATCTATTAGAGCAACAGAAACTGATACTAATGAAG TTAAATCTCAGCCCCCCAGTACAGCACCATCTAAAGCTGGTTCAAGCTTCAATCAGCTTCTTGGTATTAAAGGAGCTGCCCAAGAAACA AATAAATGGAAGATCCGTCTTCAACTTACAAAGCCTGTCACTTGGCCCCCATTAGTTTGGGGTGTAGTTTGTGGTGCTGCCGCCTCTG GAAACTTCCATTGGAATTTTGAGGATGTTGCTAAATCAATTGTGTGCATGATGATGTCTGGCCCATTCCTGACAGGATATACACag ACTCTGAATGATTGGTACGACCGAGAAATTGATGCAATAAATGAACCTTATAGACCAATTCCTTCTGGGGCGATATCTGAGAATGAG GTAATCACTCAAATATGGGTGTTGCTGCTTGGAGGTATTTCTCTGGCTGGTATATTGGACATATGG GCAGGGCATGATTTCCCTATAGTATTTTACCTTTCAGTAGGTGGAGCCTTACTTTCCTATATATATTCTGCCCCTCCTTTAAAG CTAAAACAAAATGGATGGATTGGAAACTTTGCTCTTGGAGCAAGTTACATTAGCTTGCCATG GTGGGCTGGTCAGGCTTTGTTTGGGACTCTTACACCAGATATAATTGTTCTCACACTCCTTTACAGCATAGCTGGA TTGGGAATTGCTATTGTTAATGACTTCAAAAGTATTGAAGGGGATAGAGCTCTAGGGCTTCAG TCTCTTCCAGTTGCTTTTGGTGCTGAAACTGCAAAATGGATATGTGTTGGCGCTATTGACATTACACAATTATCTGTAGCTG GGTATTTACTTGGGGCTGATAAACCGCTTTATGCGTTGGCTTTACTTGCTTTAATTATTCCACAAGTCATATTTCAG TTCAAGTACTTCCTAAAGGACCCTGTGAAATATGATGTTAAATATCAG GCTAGCGCACAACCATTTTTGGTGCTTGGTCTGTTGGTTACTGCTCTAGCAACTAGCCACTGA